The following nucleotide sequence is from Acidimicrobiia bacterium.
GGTCGACCTCGCGCACGTGCCGCGAGAGGAGAACACCGACGCCGACCTGCTCGTGAACGCCGCGCTCGACGCCGCGGACTGATCGGGGAGAGCGAAATGCTCCTCTGGTACGTGGGCGTCTCGGTGCTGCTCGTCGCCAACATCTTTCGCAGCAGCGGGATCGACTACCGCCTCGTCGCGCTCGGCGCGTTGCTGCCATTGGTCGTCGACCTGCCGGTCGGGCATCTGGCGTTCGGACACACGCTCGTCTTCCCTGTTGCGCTGTTGGCCATCGTGATGGTTGGCACGATCGGTCGCTCGCGCCTGGTGCGCCGCCGCCTCCTGTGTGTGCCGATCGGCATCTTCTGCGGGTTGGTCCTCTCGGGCGCGTTCACCGCCGACGACGTGTTCTGGTGGCCCGGCTTCGGCACCAACTTTGGTGCCGAGTCGTTGCTCCCGGCGTGGTGGGCGGTGGTGCTCGAGGAGCTGATCGGGCTGTTTGCGCTGTGGTGGGTCGTCGGTCAGTTCGACTTGTTTCGGCCCGGCCCGCGTGCGGAGTTCGCGCGCAGCGGCCGGCTGCGCGAGAGCCGCGAGCCGTGATCGCGTTCGTACGCCACGGCGAGACGGCCACGAATCGCGCCGGTCGTCTTCTCGGGCGGGCTGACCCTCCGCTCACCGAGACTGGTCGCGCCCAGGCGTCCGCGCTCGGGACTGGCTTCGCTGCTGGGTCGCCGCCGATTGCGGTGCTCACGAGCCCGCTTCGTCGCGCCGTCGAGACCGCCACGGCCATCGCCGAACCCTTCGGCCTCGAGATCGAGCATGACGAGCGACTCATCGAGATCGACTACGGCGAGTGGGACGAGCGGGGCTTCGACGATGTGCCCGCAGACGAGATGCGCAGGTGGCGCGCCGACCCGTCGTTCGCGCCGCCGGGTGGTGAGAGCCTGACCTCGGTGCTGGCGCGCGCGGGAACGTGCGCCGAAGCGCTGCTGGAACGCGCGGGCGACGGCCTGGTCGTCGCGGTGAGTCACGTGTCACCCATCAAAGCCGCGGTGGCATGGGCACTCGGCGTCGGCCCGGAGATCGCATGGCGAATGCGGCTCGACCTGGCCTCTATCACGCGCATCGGCCCCGGTCCGAGCATCCTCTCCTTCAACGAGACCAGATTTGCGCGCGACTGATGAGCGCGTCGACGATTCGCGTCGAGGCATTGCCGTCGCCGAACGGCGTCTCCGCCGCGAGCTGACCCGTGGTTGGCGCGGCGGCGAGCTTCGCGATCGCGCGCTCGACGATCAACGCGGTGTCGGTGCCGACCAGCTCGAGACTTCCGGACTCCACGCCTTCGAGACGCTCGGTCTCCTCCCGCAGCACCAACGTGGGGATGCCGAGCGCGCACGCCTCTTCCTGGACACCGCCCGAGTCGGTGAGCACGAGATCGCTCGCAGCCAAAGCGTGCACCATCGATACATAGTCGAGTGGGTCAACGAGCGTCACGTTCGGAACGGCGGCGAGCACACGACGAACCGTGTCGCCAACGATTGGGTTCGGGTGGACGGGCAGCAGTACGGCGACGTCGTCGCCTCCCGATTCAGCGATCGTGCGCACCGCTTCGCACATTCGCTGCAAGGGATCGCCGAAGCTCTCGCGCCGGTGCATCGTCACCAGCACCTGTCGGTGACCGGCGGCGGTGCTCCGCTCAGGTCGTTGGTGGTGCTCGAGCACGAAACGCACCGCGTCGACAACCGGATTCCCTGTCACGACGATGTCGGCGTCGTTCACGTTCTCATGGAGCAATGCGCCGCGTGCTCGTTCCGTGGGCGCGAAGTGCAGATCGGCGACCGTCGTGATGACGCGTCGGCTGAGCTCCTCGGGATACGGTCGCCACTTGTGGGTGGTGCGCAGCCCGGCTTCGACGTGGGCAACCCTCACCCCGCAGTAGAACGCGGCGAGCGCCGCCGCCGCTGCGCTCACCGTGTCGCCCTGCACCACGACCCAAGTGGGCTCATCGGCCATGAGCACGGCAGGGAGGCGTTCGAGCACAGCTGCGGCGACGCTCGCCGGGTGCTGGTCTGGGCGCATGACGTCGAGATCATGATCGGGCACGATGCCGAATGGTCGGAGCCCTTCGTCCAACAGTTCGCGGTGCTGCGCGGTAGCGCAGACGCGCACTTCGATGTCGTCGCTCTCCTCGTGACGTTGTTGGAGCGCCCGCACGACGGGTCCGAGCTTGATCGCTTCGGGTCGCGTGCCCAGCACACACAGCGCTCGAACCCGCACGACTGTTGACCCCTCTCACCTGGTGCTCCGTCACCACATGGTGACAACCTCGGCCTGTAGTCTCGCGCCGGGCAGACACGCCCATAGACGATGAGTTCTCCCACGACTTCTCGCCGGCTGGTGCTCGTCGCACCCGCACTCGACGCCCGCTCCGACGATGTCGATCGGCGCAGCCGAACACTCGACTTCGTACGACGCGTCGACGACTTGCTGCCCGATGTCGAGAAAGTCGTGGCGTCGTTCAATCCAGCTGACGCGCTCGCCGACACCCCAGCGCGCGTGATTGCCGCGACCGACAAAGGCTCACTGATCGCCGCTGCCTTCGCAGCCGATGCGGTGATCATCGGCCCGATGTGCTTCACGAACGAGTCGATCGACAACTCTGGCGACGGCGACCTAGTCGGTGAGGATGCGTCGGGCGTGGCGTTTGCGGCCGGGCTCGCATGCGTTGCCGCGATCGTGGACCGCCCGCTCTGGGTTCTCGGCGCATCGATCGGTGACGTGTCTGCGGAGCCAAGCCGTGGACTCGCGCGGGCCGTCTTCGAGCTGGCAACAGTCGTGAGCGTCGTCGACGACGCGTCGAGGTCAGCCGTCGAGGCGCTCGGAGCGAGAGCCGACACCGTGCACATCGGCGAGCCGAAGCACCTCGCATTGGCACCCGAGTCCAACGCGACGACGCCGCGGTCTCCCGAGACGCTCGCATTGGTCGGGCGGCTGAGTCCGAGCGTGCACCGCCAGCTGTGGCTCCGCCACCAGGAGCTCGAGCATGAGCTGGCGCGCCGCGGGCGGGCAATCCGTGACCGCGATGGGGTCATCCGCCGCCGCGAGGATGACATCGCGGCGCTCCGCGTCGAGGCCGCACGCAAGGAGGCCGAGCTCGAAGCTCGAGGCCTCGCGGCGATCGAGACCGAGCTCACGGAGATCAAGGGATCACGCGCGTGGCGGGCCGTGGACCGGTACCGGCTGCTGCGGGCCCGTGTACGCGCGTTCCGGGCCATACGGCGTCGGCTCACCGAGCCCGCACGACCGCCCACGCCACTTCAATCGGCTTCACCGCTGCGGACACATCGGGCTGCCAAGCATGATGTGGTCTGCCTCTCGATCATCGACTGGGACTCGCGCTGGCAGCGGCCCCAGCAGATCGCCTCGAAGTTCGCCGACAATGGCCACCGCGTCTTCTACGTGCGGATGTCGGGTTTCCTCCCGCCGGGGGAGCGCGCGTACGAGCTGGCTGAGCTGCGCGAGAAAGTGTGGGGCGTCACCGTCACCACCCGCATGCACCCGCGCGTGTACGAGCAGCCGATCGATCCGACGATCGCGAGCGCGGTGGCCGACTCGCTCGCCGCGCTCCGTTCCGAGCACGACATCTCGCTCGCGGTGGCACTTGTGCAGATCCCGACGTGGCGGCCGGTCGCGGCCCTCGTGCGCCAGCGATTCGGCTGGAACGTCGTGTACGACTGCATGGACGAGTGGAGCGGGTTCCCGGGCATCTCCGAATCGGTGATCGACGAAGAGACGAGCCTCGCGGCCTCCGCCGACATCGTGGTCGTGAGTGGCAAGCGGCTGCTCGAGAAATGGGCTGCCGCCGGACCACCGGTGGTGCTCGCCCGGAACGCGACCGACTTCGACCGCTTCGCCAGTGACCCCGGGCCGTCCGAGCTGGATGACGTCGATGGGCCCGTAATCGGATACTTCGGTGCCATCTCCGAGTGGCTTGACCTCGGACTGGTGGCCTGGGCCGCGCGTGAGCGACCGGCGTACACGTTCGTGCTCGTCGGCGCGCCTGAGATCGACGTGCGCGCGGTCAAGAAGCTCCCGAACGTGCGCCTGTTGGGTCAGCGCCCGTACGAGGAGATCCCCGCCCACCTCGCTCGCTTCGACGTGTGTATCATCCCGTTCCTCGTTAACGACATCACCGCAGCCACCGACCCGGTGAAGTTCTACGAGTACCTCAGTGGCGGGAAGCCGGTCGTGTCGACCTGGATGCCCGAGCTCGAGGCCTATGCAGAGCACGTCTCGCTGGCCCGGAATCGCGACCAGTTCCTCTCTTTTATAGACGCTGCCGTGACCGAAGACGATGTTGCCAAGCGCGACGGTCGCATCGACGTCGCTCGGGCCAACGACTGGCAGGCGCGCTACGAGGTCATCGAGAGCGCGATCGCAGAGGTACTGGGAATGCTCAGCATCGTCGTGGTCACGTACGGCAACTTCGAGCTCAATCGACAGTGCATCGAGAGCGTGCTCGTGAACACGACCCATCCGAGCTTCGAGCTGATCGTTGTCGACAACGCATCGGGCGACGCGACTCCCGAGTACCTCCGGCAATGCGCAGTCAACGACGACCGGGTTCGTGTCGTGATCAATGACGACAACGTGGGCTTCGCGGCCGGGGTGAACCAAGGACTCGCGCTCGCTCGCGGCGATGTAATCGTGATCCTCAACAACGACACCGTGGTGCCGAGTGGTTGGCAAGCACCTCTCTTGCGACATCTCGAGGACACAGACGTTGGTCTTGTCGTAGCGAGTACCAACTCCTCGGGCAACGAATCGAGGATCCCGGTGTCGTACACGGATCTCGATGAGATGGAGGAGTTCGCGGTGCAGCGTCGACGTGCGCATGACGGCCGATCCTTCGACATCCGCGTCGCGGCGATGTATTGCGTGGCCCTGCGCCGTGATGTGTTCGAGGGCGTCGGCCCCCTCGACGAGCGCTTCGGTGTCGGGTGGTTCGAGGACGACGATTACTCACACCGAACGCGGCTCGCCGGCTACCGGGTGATCTGCGCCGAAGATGCGTTCGTCCACCATGTCGGACAAGCTGCGTTCCAGCTGCTCCCGTCAGGTGATCTCGAAGCGCTCTGGGACGCCAACCAGCAGCGCTTCGAGGAGAAGTGGGCCACAAGATGGGAGCCCCACACGCTGCGGCCCGAGCTTGCCGACGTCCAGCCAGAGCGACACCCGCCCGACTGAGCTGAACACCTCCAAACCCCCGCTACTCAGCGGCGACGGGGATGGTGGTGCGGGCTGGGCGGGCGTGGGCGCCGTTGGCGTCCACGATGAACCGACCTTCACCGGGACCATCGGCCACCGGCATGCCGAGCGCGTCGAGCAGCGCGAGGTCGGCTTCGGCGTCGCGGCCGGTCGTGGTGAGGTAGTTGCCGACGATCAGCGCGTTGGCACCCGCGAGCAGGCCCATCGCTTGGAGCTCGCCGAGCACGCGCTCACGGCCACCGGCGAGGCGCAGCCACGCGTCGGGGAGGATCAGTCGGAACAGTGCGATCGCCTGGAGCGCTTCGCGCGGTGACAGCAGCGACTCGTCGGCGAGCGGCGTGCCTGGGCGCGGGTCGAGCAGGTTGATCGGAACCTCGCACGGGGCGAGCTCGCGGAGCTCGAACGCGA
It contains:
- a CDS encoding histidine phosphatase family protein, translated to MIAFVRHGETATNRAGRLLGRADPPLTETGRAQASALGTGFAAGSPPIAVLTSPLRRAVETATAIAEPFGLEIEHDERLIEIDYGEWDERGFDDVPADEMRRWRADPSFAPPGGESLTSVLARAGTCAEALLERAGDGLVVAVSHVSPIKAAVAWALGVGPEIAWRMRLDLASITRIGPGPSILSFNETRFARD
- a CDS encoding glycosyltransferase, which produces MLVAPALDARSDDVDRRSRTLDFVRRVDDLLPDVEKVVASFNPADALADTPARVIAATDKGSLIAAAFAADAVIIGPMCFTNESIDNSGDGDLVGEDASGVAFAAGLACVAAIVDRPLWVLGASIGDVSAEPSRGLARAVFELATVVSVVDDASRSAVEALGARADTVHIGEPKHLALAPESNATTPRSPETLALVGRLSPSVHRQLWLRHQELEHELARRGRAIRDRDGVIRRREDDIAALRVEAARKEAELEARGLAAIETELTEIKGSRAWRAVDRYRLLRARVRAFRAIRRRLTEPARPPTPLQSASPLRTHRAAKHDVVCLSIIDWDSRWQRPQQIASKFADNGHRVFYVRMSGFLPPGERAYELAELREKVWGVTVTTRMHPRVYEQPIDPTIASAVADSLAALRSEHDISLAVALVQIPTWRPVAALVRQRFGWNVVYDCMDEWSGFPGISESVIDEETSLAASADIVVVSGKRLLEKWAAAGPPVVLARNATDFDRFASDPGPSELDDVDGPVIGYFGAISEWLDLGLVAWAARERPAYTFVLVGAPEIDVRAVKKLPNVRLLGQRPYEEIPAHLARFDVCIIPFLVNDITAATDPVKFYEYLSGGKPVVSTWMPELEAYAEHVSLARNRDQFLSFIDAAVTEDDVAKRDGRIDVARANDWQARYEVIESAIAEVLGMLSIVVVTYGNFELNRQCIESVLVNTTHPSFELIVVDNASGDATPEYLRQCAVNDDRVRVVINDDNVGFAAGVNQGLALARGDVIVILNNDTVVPSGWQAPLLRHLEDTDVGLVVASTNSSGNESRIPVSYTDLDEMEEFAVQRRRAHDGRSFDIRVAAMYCVALRRDVFEGVGPLDERFGVGWFEDDDYSHRTRLAGYRVICAEDAFVHHVGQAAFQLLPSGDLEALWDANQQRFEEKWATRWEPHTLRPELADVQPERHPPD
- the wecB gene encoding UDP-N-acetylglucosamine 2-epimerase (non-hydrolyzing), giving the protein MRVRALCVLGTRPEAIKLGPVVRALQQRHEESDDIEVRVCATAQHRELLDEGLRPFGIVPDHDLDVMRPDQHPASVAAAVLERLPAVLMADEPTWVVVQGDTVSAAAAALAAFYCGVRVAHVEAGLRTTHKWRPYPEELSRRVITTVADLHFAPTERARGALLHENVNDADIVVTGNPVVDAVRFVLEHHQRPERSTAAGHRQVLVTMHRRESFGDPLQRMCEAVRTIAESGGDDVAVLLPVHPNPIVGDTVRRVLAAVPNVTLVDPLDYVSMVHALAASDLVLTDSGGVQEEACALGIPTLVLREETERLEGVESGSLELVGTDTALIVERAIAKLAAAPTTGQLAAETPFGDGNASTRIVDALISRAQIWSR